A region from the Serinibacter arcticus genome encodes:
- a CDS encoding ABC transporter ATP-binding protein, with amino-acid sequence MTTDLAVHAQGVTRRYGSFTAVDGVDLDIRTGELFALLGTNGAGKTSFLELLEGLAPAHSGEIRVLGAEPYRQRRQVIGRLGIMLQDVGFSGDLTVAETARMWHGTLTGPRPVADVLDQVNLGHRTGVRVASLSGGERRRLDLALAVMGGPDLLFLDEPTTGLDPESRRAAWDLVRGLLDGGTTVVLTTHYLEEAEALADRLAIMHGGRIVRRGTVGEIVASEPARIAFELRRDHHHDLPALPGLIGAPATVGERVEMRSTDLQRDLHTLLTWADARDLTLADLDARSASLEQAFLAVAGTDQS; translated from the coding sequence ATGACCACCGACCTCGCAGTCCACGCCCAGGGGGTGACCCGTCGCTACGGCAGCTTCACCGCCGTCGACGGGGTCGACCTCGACATCCGGACCGGGGAGCTGTTTGCCCTGCTCGGCACCAACGGCGCCGGCAAGACGTCCTTCCTCGAGCTCCTCGAGGGCCTCGCCCCGGCGCACTCCGGCGAGATCCGGGTGCTCGGCGCCGAGCCGTACCGGCAGCGCCGCCAGGTGATCGGCCGCCTCGGCATCATGCTGCAGGACGTCGGGTTCTCCGGGGACCTCACCGTCGCCGAGACCGCCCGGATGTGGCACGGCACCCTCACCGGGCCGCGCCCGGTCGCCGACGTGCTCGACCAGGTCAACCTCGGCCACCGCACCGGCGTCCGGGTCGCGAGCCTGTCGGGCGGAGAGCGCCGCCGGCTCGACCTGGCCCTCGCCGTCATGGGCGGCCCCGACCTCCTCTTCCTCGACGAGCCGACCACCGGGCTCGACCCGGAGAGCCGGCGCGCCGCCTGGGACCTCGTCCGGGGGTTGCTCGACGGCGGCACGACCGTCGTCCTGACCACGCACTACCTCGAGGAGGCCGAGGCGCTGGCCGACCGGCTCGCGATCATGCACGGCGGCCGGATCGTCCGGCGGGGGACCGTCGGCGAGATCGTCGCGAGCGAGCCGGCGCGGATCGCGTTCGAGCTGCGGCGCGACCACCACCACGACCTGCCCGCCCTCCCCGGCCTGATCGGGGCACCGGCCACGGTCGGCGAGCGCGTCGAGATGCGCAGCACCGACCTCCAGCGCGACCTCCACACCCTCCTGACCTGGGCCGACGCGCGGGACCTCACCCTCGCCGACCTCGACGCCCGGTCGGCCTCCCTCGAGCAGGCGTTCCTCGCGGTCGCCGGGACGGACCAGTCATGA
- a CDS encoding ABC transporter permease yields the protein MTTTQPTPTRPTAPRASAEPSTGTRATLRRVRALARAEITLLLRNRVTLFNGVALAPLMVGLIAGVGGDRLLDLYVPGGAASAVMIMVIAFALTFVVYYNLTTVLVARREELVLKRLLVGECSRTEILVATVVPAAVVMGLQVILSVVVALVTIGTPTFANPVLIVVGVVGGLVVLAQLAVATSGITRTVESAQLTTLPGLVLLGIGAFIPVTVLPDWAVRVLELTPLNPVASLLRLGIGGVDAEGAPLDLAQTFEQGLRPLVVLVAWVLIGSLLARRSMRWEPRR from the coding sequence ATGACCACCACCCAGCCCACCCCCACCCGCCCGACGGCGCCCCGTGCGTCGGCCGAACCGTCCACCGGCACGCGCGCCACGCTGCGCCGGGTCCGCGCGCTCGCCCGCGCCGAGATCACCCTGCTGCTGCGGAACAGGGTGACGCTGTTCAACGGCGTCGCGCTCGCCCCGCTGATGGTCGGCCTCATCGCCGGCGTCGGCGGCGACCGCCTGCTCGACCTGTACGTGCCCGGCGGCGCGGCCAGCGCCGTCATGATCATGGTCATCGCGTTCGCGCTGACGTTCGTCGTCTACTACAACCTCACGACCGTGCTCGTGGCACGGCGCGAGGAGCTCGTGCTCAAGCGGCTGCTCGTGGGGGAGTGCTCGCGCACCGAGATCCTCGTGGCGACCGTGGTGCCCGCCGCCGTCGTGATGGGGCTCCAGGTGATCCTGTCGGTGGTGGTCGCGCTCGTGACGATCGGGACGCCCACCTTCGCCAACCCCGTGCTCATCGTGGTCGGTGTCGTCGGGGGCCTGGTCGTGCTGGCCCAGCTCGCCGTCGCCACGTCCGGCATCACCCGCACCGTCGAGTCGGCGCAGCTGACCACGCTGCCCGGGCTCGTGCTGCTCGGGATCGGCGCCTTCATCCCCGTCACCGTGCTGCCCGACTGGGCCGTGCGCGTGCTGGAGCTGACGCCGCTCAACCCGGTCGCCTCGCTGCTGCGGCTCGGCATCGGGGGCGTGGACGCCGAGGGTGCCCCGCTCGACCTCGCCCAGACCTTCGAGCAGGGTCTGCGACCGCTGGTCGTCCTCGTGGCCTGGGTGCTCATCGGCTCGCTGCTGGCCCGCCGGAGCATGCGGTGGGAGCCGCGTCGGTGA
- a CDS encoding sensor histidine kinase yields the protein MGAASVTTAWQADAVTSGPTSTTPTSTTPTPRRPDVRGVEVYTRWSLLAVSASEVLLVALAVAGARLGDAAGWLLAVGLLHTASAVWVLDTGLQPELPRRRWRRAVATLAVATVLAVVVIAARVPTVHGEPGSVLYQPRASLIAVVAMFTVGALATRLRLRWLVLAAVSSCVVTLLAHHDDLVVPLVAAAVALAFAVLGFAGSYRVSVWILAVVRELEEARRSDALLAVAQERLRIARDIHDVVGRALSVVAVKSDLAATLQRRGDARAEGEMLEVRQVAQESLAQVRAVVSGYREVDLVTELAGARALLGSAGVTTTVTGSADGVADADRAVLGAVVREAVTNVVRHSRARRCTFELSPHALVVRNDGVVTTPAGDPEDVRPGNGLTGLSERLEAVGGRLELAREPGGWFELRAVLPAGPGPAGPWPAGPRTSGSGTFEGERA from the coding sequence GTGGGAGCCGCGTCGGTGACGACGGCGTGGCAGGCTGACGCGGTGACGTCCGGCCCCACCAGCACCACCCCCACCAGCACCACCCCCACCCCGCGCCGTCCCGACGTGCGCGGGGTGGAGGTCTACACGCGGTGGTCGCTGCTGGCGGTCTCGGCCAGCGAGGTGCTCCTCGTGGCGCTGGCGGTGGCCGGCGCCCGGCTCGGCGACGCGGCCGGCTGGCTGCTCGCCGTCGGGCTGCTCCACACGGCGAGCGCCGTGTGGGTCCTCGACACCGGGCTGCAGCCGGAGCTGCCTCGCCGCCGGTGGCGTCGGGCGGTGGCGACCCTCGCCGTCGCGACCGTCCTCGCGGTGGTCGTGATCGCGGCCAGGGTGCCGACCGTGCACGGGGAGCCGGGTTCGGTGCTCTACCAGCCGCGGGCCTCGCTGATCGCGGTCGTGGCGATGTTCACGGTCGGGGCGCTCGCGACGCGCCTGCGCCTGCGGTGGCTCGTCCTCGCGGCGGTCTCCTCGTGCGTGGTGACCCTGCTCGCGCACCACGACGACCTCGTCGTGCCGCTGGTGGCGGCCGCCGTCGCGCTCGCCTTCGCCGTGCTCGGGTTCGCCGGTTCCTACCGCGTCTCGGTCTGGATCCTCGCCGTCGTGCGCGAGCTGGAGGAGGCACGGCGCAGTGACGCGCTGCTCGCCGTCGCGCAGGAGCGGCTGCGGATCGCGCGCGACATCCACGACGTCGTGGGGCGCGCGCTGTCCGTCGTCGCCGTGAAGAGCGACCTCGCCGCCACGCTGCAGCGCCGCGGTGACGCGCGCGCCGAGGGGGAGATGCTCGAGGTGCGCCAGGTGGCGCAGGAGTCGCTCGCGCAGGTACGCGCCGTCGTCTCCGGCTACCGCGAGGTCGATCTGGTCACCGAGCTCGCCGGGGCGCGCGCCCTGCTCGGGTCGGCGGGGGTGACGACGACGGTGACCGGGTCGGCCGACGGCGTCGCCGACGCCGACCGGGCCGTGCTCGGTGCTGTCGTGCGCGAGGCGGTGACGAACGTCGTGCGGCACAGCCGGGCGCGACGCTGCACGTTCGAGCTGAGCCCGCACGCCCTGGTGGTGCGCAACGACGGTGTCGTGACGACACCTGCCGGCGACCCCGAGGACGTGCGGCCGGGCAACGGCCTGACCGGGCTGAGCGAGCGCCTCGAGGCGGTGGGCGGCAGGCTCGAGCTCGCCCGGGAGCCCGGCGGCTGGTTCGAGCTGCGGGCGGTGCTGCCGGCCGGACCGGGCCCGGCGGGTCCGTGGCCGGCGGGTCCGAGAACGTCCGGTTCCGGAACGTTCGAGGGGGAGCGCGCATGA
- a CDS encoding response regulator transcription factor translates to MIRLLLADDEALIRDAVATMLDLEDDLEVIARAASGTEAIAVGLRVRPDVAVLDLQMPGADGIEVARALRAELPDCAAVIVTSHGRPGYLRRALEDGVRAFLPKTASAAELAAAIRQVHAGGRYVDPALAAEAIAAGDSPLTAREADVLELAAEGAPVEEIARRAHLAPGTVRNYLSSAVAKLGAANRHEAARTARAKGWL, encoded by the coding sequence ATGATCCGACTGCTGCTGGCCGACGACGAGGCGCTCATCCGCGACGCCGTCGCCACGATGCTCGACCTCGAGGACGACCTCGAGGTCATCGCCCGTGCGGCGTCGGGGACCGAGGCGATCGCCGTCGGGCTCCGCGTGCGGCCCGACGTGGCGGTGCTCGACCTCCAGATGCCCGGCGCCGACGGGATCGAGGTCGCGCGTGCGCTGCGCGCGGAGCTCCCGGACTGCGCCGCCGTGATCGTCACGTCGCACGGACGGCCGGGCTACCTGCGGCGGGCGCTGGAGGACGGCGTGCGCGCATTCCTGCCCAAGACCGCCTCGGCGGCCGAGCTGGCCGCGGCGATCCGCCAGGTGCACGCGGGCGGCCGGTACGTCGATCCGGCGCTCGCGGCCGAGGCCATCGCGGCGGGGGACTCGCCGCTCACGGCGCGGGAGGCCGACGTGCTCGAGCTCGCCGCCGAGGGGGCGCCGGTCGAGGAGATCGCACGACGCGCGCACCTCGCCCCCGGGACGGTGCGCAACTACCTGTCCTCCGCCGTCGCCAAGCTCGGGGCCGCGAACCGGCACGAGGCCGCGCGGACGGCGCGGGCGAAGGGGTGGCTCTAG
- a CDS encoding universal stress protein: MTVGVVFSSTPAGQAALREAARESLRRGVDLAVLAVVDTAEHAEAGPEVEAVRDETARRIAEVDGGEAVTWRVETAPTRGDIAEVIVDLAVQVGADPLVIGARRRSPVGKLILGSTVRSVLMDAPMAVLVTKA; this comes from the coding sequence ATGACCGTCGGCGTCGTCTTCAGCAGCACCCCCGCGGGTCAGGCCGCCCTGCGGGAGGCCGCGCGCGAGTCGCTCCGTCGCGGGGTCGATCTCGCAGTCCTGGCGGTCGTGGACACGGCCGAGCACGCCGAGGCCGGCCCCGAGGTGGAGGCCGTCCGCGACGAGACGGCCCGGCGGATCGCCGAGGTGGACGGCGGCGAGGCGGTGACCTGGCGCGTCGAGACGGCACCCACGCGCGGTGACATCGCCGAGGTGATCGTCGACCTCGCCGTCCAGGTCGGCGCCGACCCCCTCGTGATCGGCGCCCGACGCCGGAGCCCGGTCGGCAAGCTGATCCTCGGCAGCACGGTGCGCAGCGTGCTGATGGACGCGCCGATGGCCGTGCTGGTCACCAAGGCCTGA
- a CDS encoding Bug family tripartite tricarboxylate transporter substrate binding protein, protein MVTRTVVQRVVGAVVVGVLAVLAVIDARGAGEGAGARTTLTLVAPAAVGGGWDLVARESQQALRSDGVVGSVSVVNIPGAGGTIGLSQLAELEGDSQTLMVTGTVMLGGIAQSGSTTTLADTTPVARLAEDFEVIAVPADSPYETLEDFIAAWEADPAGLPIGGGSAGGIDHLVAAQLAGSLGIAPEDLVYTPHAGGGELTQSLTSTASGTVNVGISGYNDFRDLIEGGRLRALAVVAPERLPGIEVPTMIELGYPEVDLVNWRGLVAPAGITDEERAELIAVVEEMVETESWAEAVELNRWVPSPLYGDDFAAFVETEQERIGVLVEELGLA, encoded by the coding sequence GTGGTGACGCGAACCGTGGTGCAACGCGTCGTCGGTGCGGTGGTGGTGGGAGTGCTGGCCGTGCTCGCCGTCATCGACGCCCGCGGCGCGGGGGAGGGCGCAGGTGCGCGCACCACCCTGACCCTGGTCGCTCCGGCGGCGGTCGGCGGCGGCTGGGACCTCGTGGCCCGCGAGTCGCAGCAGGCGCTGCGCAGCGACGGCGTCGTCGGCTCGGTCAGCGTCGTCAACATTCCGGGGGCGGGCGGCACGATCGGCCTGAGCCAGCTCGCCGAGCTCGAGGGCGACTCCCAGACCCTGATGGTGACCGGGACCGTGATGCTCGGTGGCATCGCCCAGTCCGGCAGCACGACCACGCTGGCCGACACCACCCCCGTCGCGCGGCTCGCCGAGGACTTCGAGGTCATCGCGGTGCCGGCGGACTCGCCCTACGAGACCCTCGAGGACTTCATCGCGGCCTGGGAGGCCGACCCGGCCGGCCTCCCGATCGGGGGCGGCTCCGCCGGCGGCATCGACCACCTGGTCGCGGCCCAGCTCGCGGGCTCGCTCGGGATCGCGCCCGAGGACCTCGTCTACACCCCGCACGCCGGCGGCGGCGAGCTCACCCAGTCCCTCACCTCGACGGCCTCCGGCACGGTGAACGTCGGGATCAGCGGCTACAACGACTTCCGCGACCTGATCGAGGGCGGCCGGCTGCGGGCGCTCGCTGTGGTCGCGCCGGAACGGCTGCCCGGCATCGAGGTGCCCACCATGATCGAGCTCGGCTACCCCGAGGTGGACCTCGTCAACTGGCGCGGCCTGGTGGCCCCCGCGGGCATCACCGACGAGGAGCGCGCCGAGCTCATCGCCGTCGTGGAGGAGATGGTGGAGACCGAGAGCTGGGCCGAGGCCGTCGAGCTGAACCGTTGGGTGCCGAGCCCGCTGTACGGCGACGACTTCGCCGCCTTCGTCGAGACCGAGCAGGAACGCATCGGCGTGCTGGTCGAGGAGCTGGGGCTCGCATGA
- a CDS encoding tripartite tricarboxylate transporter TctB family protein, whose product MIERRALGALIIPVVLLAVGITLVTGILTMDEAGDGGLFGPKAFPWLIAALCLVVATLMTVQVLLPSTPPPTADPGDEADEILDGDPDLPEGTNWRGVAIVVGGILLFILLLQPVGWLISATLLFAVVAVGMGARNHLVSLGAGLGLAAAIQLVFGGLLGIHIPPGILG is encoded by the coding sequence ATGATCGAGCGCCGCGCGCTGGGCGCGCTGATCATCCCCGTCGTGCTCCTCGCCGTCGGGATCACGCTGGTGACCGGCATCCTCACGATGGACGAGGCCGGCGACGGCGGACTGTTCGGACCCAAGGCGTTCCCGTGGCTGATCGCGGCGCTCTGCCTGGTGGTCGCCACCCTGATGACCGTCCAGGTGCTGCTCCCGAGCACGCCGCCTCCGACGGCGGACCCCGGGGACGAGGCCGACGAGATCCTCGACGGCGATCCCGACCTGCCCGAGGGCACGAACTGGCGCGGTGTGGCGATCGTGGTGGGCGGCATCCTGCTGTTCATCCTGCTGCTGCAGCCGGTCGGCTGGCTGATCTCCGCAACGCTCCTGTTCGCGGTCGTCGCCGTCGGCATGGGGGCGCGCAACCACCTCGTCAGCCTCGGCGCCGGCCTCGGCCTCGCCGCGGCCATCCAGCTGGTCTTCGGCGGCCTGCTCGGTATCCACATCCCTCCCGGAATCCTGGGGTGA
- a CDS encoding tripartite tricarboxylate transporter permease: MDQLTNLAGGFADALTLSNLLFVLIGAVLGTAVGVLPGLGSAMAVALLLPLTASLDPLAALAMFAGIYFGGLFGDSIAGILMNTPGNSTAIASSLEGYRMARAGRAPQALATAAIGAFIGGIIATVLVVFFAPSMADLANRFGPAEFFALAVFAFVAIATVVSDSAIRGLAALAIGLAIAVVGIDQPTGTQRFTFELRTLFDGVDIVVITVALLAVGEVIHQASKVGFSDEAKLIPTGGQPFLSRAEIRQALPAWLRGTGFGVPFGVIPAGGAEVPTFLSYGAERALDRRSGDPQFGKGSIKGVAGPEAAGNATAGTAMGALLTLGLPTSATAAVLLIAFRQYGMQPGPLLFERNGEIVWALLASLFIAMVVLLILNLPVAPLWAKLLKVPKAYLYAGISLLAAFGVYAAAASTTDLLLMLAIGLLGFAMRRYDVPLAPMLIAVILGPLAEYSLRDAMANSGNDPMVLVSSPITIVLYVVLLAGVAWAVLRRRRSARADF; this comes from the coding sequence ATGGACCAGCTGACCAACCTCGCCGGCGGCTTCGCCGACGCGCTCACCCTGTCCAACCTGCTCTTCGTCCTCATCGGCGCGGTGCTGGGCACCGCCGTCGGGGTGCTGCCGGGGCTCGGGTCCGCGATGGCGGTGGCGCTGCTGCTGCCGCTGACCGCGAGCCTGGACCCGCTGGCCGCGCTGGCGATGTTCGCCGGCATCTACTTCGGAGGACTGTTCGGCGACTCGATCGCCGGCATCCTCATGAACACCCCGGGCAACAGCACGGCGATCGCGTCATCCCTCGAGGGATACCGGATGGCGCGCGCCGGGCGGGCCCCGCAGGCGCTGGCGACGGCGGCGATCGGCGCCTTCATCGGCGGCATCATCGCCACGGTGCTCGTGGTGTTCTTCGCGCCGTCGATGGCCGACCTCGCCAACCGCTTCGGTCCGGCCGAGTTCTTCGCGCTGGCGGTGTTCGCGTTCGTGGCGATCGCGACCGTCGTCTCCGACTCGGCGATCCGCGGCCTGGCGGCGCTCGCGATCGGCCTCGCGATCGCGGTGGTCGGGATCGACCAGCCCACAGGGACGCAGCGCTTCACGTTCGAGCTCCGCACGCTGTTCGACGGAGTCGACATCGTCGTCATCACCGTCGCGCTGCTCGCGGTGGGCGAGGTCATCCACCAGGCGTCCAAGGTCGGCTTCTCCGACGAGGCCAAGCTGATCCCGACGGGCGGCCAGCCCTTCCTCAGCCGGGCGGAGATCCGCCAGGCGCTGCCCGCGTGGCTGCGGGGAACCGGGTTCGGCGTGCCGTTCGGCGTCATCCCGGCGGGCGGCGCGGAGGTGCCGACGTTCCTCTCCTACGGCGCCGAGCGCGCGCTGGACCGGCGGTCGGGCGACCCGCAGTTCGGCAAGGGCTCGATCAAGGGTGTCGCCGGCCCCGAGGCCGCGGGCAACGCGACGGCCGGGACGGCGATGGGCGCGCTCCTCACGCTCGGGCTGCCGACCTCGGCGACCGCCGCGGTGCTGCTGATCGCGTTCCGGCAGTACGGGATGCAGCCCGGACCGCTGCTGTTCGAGCGCAACGGCGAGATCGTCTGGGCGCTGCTGGCCAGCCTGTTCATCGCGATGGTCGTGCTGCTCATCCTCAACCTGCCCGTGGCCCCGCTGTGGGCCAAGCTGCTGAAGGTGCCCAAGGCGTACCTGTACGCGGGGATCAGCCTGCTCGCGGCCTTCGGCGTCTACGCGGCCGCGGCGAGCACCACCGACCTGCTGCTGATGCTCGCCATCGGGCTGCTCGGGTTCGCGATGCGCCGCTACGACGTCCCGCTCGCCCCGATGCTGATCGCCGTCATCCTCGGCCCGCTCGCCGAGTACTCGCTCCGCGACGCGATGGCCAACTCCGGCAACGACCCGATGGTGCTGGTGAGCAGCCCGATCACGATCGTGCTCTACGTGGTGCTCCTGGCGGGGGTCGCCTGGGCGGTGCTGCGACGCCGGCGGTCGGCGCGCGCGGACTTCTGA
- a CDS encoding 3-octaprenyl-4-hydroxybenzoate carboxy-lyase: MSDDIPLIDVPQDFPNHVFDALGAPPLPFDERIGGSVMVVEKRPEGGPITLMTAGVARLPVGDGLPVELAVEVVDGQQGAAFVALQIVCGDIAQHRRRPPFGNPWRNGTAFLGGTEISAIVATGSRWGAAFDEVRDSSGTLLGHVRTLRLLTDAEAAVVAETGWDALVGRAGSLDALLDVTRAGVVPGAPPGAPSAPGTAAADANDPADPAAPAVVVTRMHDTHPPRWLTLSRGMFQSVTGGESPEYMDDADNHQIVSTASYVARFPWTEAFTREAREGQTARFGDTSGSYELEED; this comes from the coding sequence ATGAGCGACGACATCCCCCTCATCGACGTCCCCCAGGACTTCCCGAACCACGTCTTCGACGCCCTCGGCGCGCCGCCGCTGCCGTTCGACGAGCGCATCGGCGGCTCCGTGATGGTGGTGGAGAAGCGGCCCGAGGGTGGCCCGATCACGCTGATGACGGCGGGCGTCGCACGCCTGCCGGTCGGTGACGGCCTGCCGGTGGAGCTCGCCGTCGAGGTCGTGGACGGGCAGCAGGGCGCGGCGTTCGTCGCGCTGCAGATCGTGTGCGGCGACATCGCCCAGCACCGCCGTCGCCCGCCCTTCGGCAACCCCTGGCGCAACGGGACGGCGTTCCTGGGCGGCACCGAGATCTCCGCGATCGTCGCCACCGGCTCACGGTGGGGCGCGGCCTTCGACGAGGTACGGGACTCCAGCGGCACGCTGCTGGGCCACGTCCGGACGCTGCGGCTGCTGACGGACGCCGAGGCGGCCGTCGTCGCCGAGACCGGGTGGGACGCGCTCGTGGGCCGGGCCGGCAGCCTCGACGCCCTGCTCGACGTGACGCGCGCCGGCGTCGTCCCCGGCGCTCCCCCGGGCGCCCCGTCCGCGCCCGGGACGGCGGCGGCCGACGCCAACGACCCGGCCGACCCGGCCGCTCCCGCCGTCGTCGTGACGAGGATGCACGACACCCATCCACCCCGCTGGCTCACGCTCTCCCGCGGGATGTTCCAGTCCGTCACCGGCGGCGAGTCGCCCGAGTACATGGACGACGCCGACAACCACCAGATCGTCTCGACGGCGAGCTACGTCGCCCGCTTCCCCTGGACCGAGGCCTTCACGCGCGAGGCCCGCGAGGGCCAGACGGCGCGGTTCGGCGACACCTCGGGGAGCTACGAGCTCGAGGAGGACTGA
- a CDS encoding ROK family protein, with protein MDLDDDAPPTPAGPPAAPARGPARQAGLRSQNLAVVVEQVAHAGTISRADVALRTGLTRATVSSLVELLVAARVLEWAPAPAAGGVGRPAAPIRLAAGTLAGLGLEIGANHLSAAVVDLRGETLAFREVRGDFAAPEPADALASVAALGRTTLAAARAAHPDLRLLGTTMAVPGIVRGDVVLDAPRLGWLDVEAASALTGIEPDAAVALGNEASLAALAESHARPGRTFLYLSGGVGVGGAHVVDGVVQGGMHGFAAELGHVVVDPAGPDCRCGATGCLEQYAGAQALARLAPDEVGRAVGIALASAVNVVDVGTVVLGGTLGGELLPRLLPALTTELATRVLAYPWASVAVEPAEISDLPGLRGAALAPVLAALGDPERVLPG; from the coding sequence GTGGATCTCGACGACGACGCTCCCCCCACCCCGGCCGGCCCGCCCGCCGCCCCCGCTCGCGGACCTGCCCGCCAGGCGGGGCTGCGCAGCCAGAACCTCGCCGTCGTCGTCGAGCAGGTCGCCCACGCCGGCACGATCTCCCGGGCCGACGTCGCGCTGCGCACCGGGCTGACGCGGGCGACCGTGTCGAGCCTGGTCGAGCTGCTCGTGGCCGCGCGCGTGCTGGAGTGGGCACCCGCCCCCGCGGCCGGCGGCGTCGGCCGCCCCGCGGCCCCCATACGGCTCGCGGCCGGCACCCTCGCCGGCCTCGGCCTGGAGATCGGCGCCAACCACCTGAGCGCCGCCGTCGTCGACCTGCGCGGCGAGACGCTCGCGTTCCGCGAGGTGCGCGGCGACTTCGCCGCCCCCGAACCGGCCGACGCACTCGCGTCCGTCGCGGCCCTCGGCCGCACCACGCTGGCCGCCGCACGCGCCGCCCACCCCGACCTCCGCCTCCTCGGCACGACGATGGCCGTCCCCGGGATCGTCCGCGGCGACGTCGTGCTCGACGCCCCGCGGCTGGGCTGGCTGGACGTCGAGGCCGCCTCCGCGCTGACTGGGATCGAGCCCGATGCCGCGGTCGCCCTGGGCAACGAGGCCTCCCTCGCCGCGCTCGCGGAGTCCCACGCCCGCCCCGGGCGCACGTTCCTCTACCTCTCGGGCGGCGTCGGCGTCGGTGGCGCGCACGTGGTCGACGGCGTGGTGCAGGGCGGCATGCACGGCTTCGCGGCCGAACTCGGTCACGTGGTCGTCGACCCGGCCGGACCCGACTGCCGGTGCGGGGCGACCGGCTGCCTCGAGCAGTACGCGGGCGCCCAGGCGCTGGCCCGGCTGGCGCCGGACGAGGTGGGTCGCGCCGTCGGGATCGCGCTCGCGAGCGCCGTCAACGTGGTCGACGTCGGCACCGTCGTGCTCGGCGGCACGCTCGGAGGCGAGCTGCTGCCGCGCCTGCTGCCCGCCCTCACGACCGAGCTCGCCACCCGCGTGCTCGCCTACCCGTGGGCGTCGGTCGCCGTCGAGCCGGCGGAGATCAGCGACCTCCCGGGCCTGCGGGGCGCCGCGCTCGCCCCGGTGCTGGCTGCGCTGGGCGACCCGGAACGGGTTCTCCCCGGCTGA
- the xylA gene encoding xylose isomerase has product MVRAATPEDKFSFGLWTVAWAGKDQFGDATRAELDPWAYLAPLAEAGAWGVTFHDDDVVPFGASDSERERILTTFKKAADEAGLTIEMVTTNTFSHPVFKDGGFTANDRSVRRYGLRKVIRNVDLAAELGASTFVMWGGREGAEYDGSKDVNASLDRYREGIDTVAGYIKEKGYDLKIALEPKPNEPRGDIFLPTVGHALGFIAELEHGDIVGLNPETGHEQMAGLNYTHGIAQALWAGKLFHIDLNGQRSIKYDQDLVFGHGDLLSAFFTVDLVENGFPNGGPTYDGPRHFDYKPSRTENFDGVWASAKANIDTYLLLAEKAKAYRADPRVQEAFEAAGIFEAAKPTLGEGESLADLLADRSAYEDFDVDASGARETNYVALNQLALDHLIG; this is encoded by the coding sequence ATGGTGCGCGCAGCAACCCCCGAGGACAAGTTCAGCTTCGGCCTGTGGACCGTGGCGTGGGCGGGCAAGGACCAGTTCGGCGACGCCACGCGCGCCGAGCTCGACCCGTGGGCCTACCTCGCGCCGCTGGCCGAGGCCGGCGCGTGGGGCGTGACGTTCCACGACGACGACGTCGTCCCGTTCGGCGCGTCCGACAGCGAGCGCGAGCGCATCCTGACGACCTTCAAGAAGGCCGCCGACGAGGCGGGCCTGACCATCGAGATGGTCACGACGAACACGTTCAGCCACCCGGTCTTCAAGGACGGCGGCTTCACGGCCAACGACCGCTCCGTGCGCCGCTACGGCCTGCGCAAGGTCATCCGCAACGTCGACCTGGCCGCCGAGCTCGGCGCGTCCACCTTCGTCATGTGGGGCGGCCGCGAGGGCGCCGAGTACGACGGCTCCAAGGACGTCAACGCCTCGCTCGACCGCTACCGCGAGGGCATCGACACGGTCGCCGGCTACATCAAGGAGAAGGGCTACGACCTCAAGATCGCTCTCGAGCCCAAGCCCAACGAGCCCCGCGGCGACATCTTCCTCCCGACCGTCGGGCACGCCCTCGGCTTCATCGCCGAGCTCGAGCACGGCGACATCGTCGGTCTCAACCCGGAGACGGGCCACGAGCAGATGGCCGGCCTCAACTACACGCACGGTATCGCGCAGGCGCTGTGGGCGGGCAAGCTCTTCCACATCGACCTCAACGGCCAGCGCTCGATCAAGTACGACCAGGACCTCGTGTTCGGTCACGGCGACCTGCTGTCGGCGTTCTTCACGGTCGACCTCGTCGAGAACGGCTTCCCCAACGGCGGCCCGACCTACGACGGTCCTCGTCACTTCGACTACAAGCCCTCGCGCACCGAGAACTTCGACGGCGTGTGGGCCTCCGCCAAGGCCAACATCGACACGTACCTGCTGCTGGCCGAGAAGGCCAAGGCCTACCGTGCCGACCCGCGCGTGCAGGAGGCCTTCGAGGCCGCCGGCATCTTCGAGGCTGCCAAGCCGACGCTCGGCGAGGGCGAGTCGCTCGCCGACCTGCTCGCCGACCGCAGCGCGTACGAGGACTTCGACGTCGACGCGTCGGGCGCCCGTGAGACGAACTACGTCGCGCTCAACCAGCTCGCGCTGGACCACCTGATCGGCTGA